One genomic region from Natronomonas salsuginis encodes:
- a CDS encoding YihY/virulence factor BrkB family protein, with protein sequence MKGYVDRTVAIVRGVAAGARSDRVTFIAAGLAYYAFISLIPLLLLVLVVTSLFGDSQLVGTFVAAITNALGDEAGLAIANALSGAAGRGGATVFGVAALLWSGLKLFRGLDVAFSEVYGHPGPKSFVAQIRNAVVTLGGVGVAVTATVVVGSLIAGLGIGSIVETPTGIGLVGNVGLVVGLSAAFLPLYYVLPGVDLPVREAIPGAVFAAIGWTALQTGFRIYVTVAGSYEAYGVIGGVLLLVTFLYFGALVLLVGAVLNAVLAGRADERTGLAAPPEESTPEPTAVLSRIMTRDRPDDEASAEELRDELEQLYDELDRFEDRIDDRTIHREEIERDLKRYVRARIRRGKARGWGPYLVLLYGTAMTLGAFYFLSSGWAILAMLVIWLSTLGLYALMLVVGTTVTVAGLPGRLKDRFDSR encoded by the coding sequence GTGAAGGGGTACGTCGACCGGACGGTGGCGATTGTACGCGGCGTCGCCGCTGGCGCGCGGTCCGATCGCGTGACGTTCATCGCCGCGGGGTTGGCCTACTACGCGTTCATCTCCCTCATCCCGCTGTTGCTGTTGGTGCTCGTCGTCACCTCCCTGTTCGGCGATTCCCAACTCGTCGGAACCTTCGTCGCCGCGATCACGAACGCCCTCGGCGACGAGGCCGGCCTGGCGATCGCCAACGCCCTCAGCGGAGCGGCTGGTCGCGGCGGCGCGACGGTCTTCGGTGTCGCGGCTCTGCTGTGGTCTGGGCTCAAACTCTTCCGAGGGCTCGACGTCGCCTTCTCCGAGGTGTACGGCCACCCGGGACCGAAATCATTCGTCGCCCAGATCCGAAACGCCGTCGTTACGCTCGGCGGCGTCGGCGTCGCCGTGACCGCGACGGTCGTCGTCGGCTCGCTCATCGCCGGACTGGGCATCGGCTCGATCGTCGAGACACCCACTGGGATCGGACTCGTCGGCAACGTCGGGCTCGTCGTCGGGCTCTCTGCGGCCTTCCTGCCGCTGTACTACGTCCTCCCCGGCGTCGACCTCCCCGTTCGTGAGGCGATCCCGGGAGCGGTGTTCGCCGCGATCGGCTGGACCGCACTCCAGACGGGGTTTCGCATCTACGTGACCGTCGCCGGCAGCTACGAGGCCTACGGCGTCATCGGCGGCGTCCTGTTGCTCGTCACCTTCCTGTATTTCGGCGCGCTCGTCCTCCTCGTGGGGGCCGTCCTCAACGCCGTGTTGGCCGGGCGGGCGGACGAGCGGACCGGACTCGCTGCTCCACCCGAGGAATCGACGCCCGAACCGACCGCGGTACTCTCAAGAATTATGACACGTGACCGACCAGACGACGAGGCATCGGCCGAGGAACTCCGCGACGAACTCGAACAGCTGTACGACGAACTCGACCGGTTCGAAGACCGGATCGACGATCGGACGATCCACCGCGAGGAGATCGAGCGCGACCTCAAGCGCTACGTCCGCGCCCGAATCCGCCGCGGAAAGGCCCGCGGCTGGGGGCCGTACCTCGTTCTCCTGTACGGCACCGCGATGACGCTCGGGGCCTTCTATTTCCTGTCGAGCGGCTGGGCGATTCTCGCCATGCTCGTCATCTGGCTGTCGACGCTCGGTCTCTACGCGCTGATGCTCGTCGTCGGAACCACCGTGACGGTCGCCGGCCTTCCGGGACGATTGAAGGACCGCTTCGACAGCCGATGA
- a CDS encoding phosphatase PAP2 family protein, which yields MTRELGAVEFAAGLPDSVVVAAALVTALGDVWFVFLLLGTLYWFGTALPARLSLSRRRAAFAIALAFGGLAATTALKETFRFPRPPGAAEPAAAGLIPDALLPLYAEIGASSGFGFPSGHAVSAVVVYGGLALLIGSTRSYAVGAALCAVLPLTRVVLGVHYLVDILAGVAFGAAYLGLVHRLCGRGSNPGRAMMIALVVAVVGAGVGYTADTMLALGGALGARMAWGAIGGAVLDESATRLGGALGAAVGLAFAGLFAVVYAVDPAPYLSFIGMFVVIWGVLAAPLAGESLARRV from the coding sequence ATGACCCGGGAGCTCGGTGCGGTCGAGTTCGCCGCTGGACTGCCCGATTCGGTCGTCGTCGCGGCGGCGCTCGTGACGGCGCTCGGCGACGTCTGGTTCGTCTTCTTGCTGCTCGGGACGCTGTACTGGTTCGGGACCGCGCTCCCGGCTCGCCTCTCGCTCTCGCGTCGTCGCGCCGCCTTCGCCATCGCGCTGGCGTTCGGCGGCCTCGCCGCGACGACGGCGCTCAAAGAGACGTTCCGGTTCCCCAGGCCGCCCGGCGCGGCCGAACCGGCCGCAGCCGGTCTGATACCGGACGCGCTGCTCCCACTGTACGCCGAGATCGGGGCGTCGTCGGGCTTCGGCTTCCCCAGCGGCCACGCCGTCTCGGCGGTCGTCGTCTACGGCGGGCTCGCGCTGTTGATCGGTAGCACTCGGAGCTACGCCGTCGGCGCGGCGCTCTGCGCCGTGCTCCCGCTCACTCGGGTCGTCCTCGGGGTACACTATCTCGTCGACATTCTCGCCGGGGTGGCGTTCGGGGCGGCGTACCTCGGCCTCGTCCACCGGCTCTGTGGTCGCGGTTCAAATCCGGGACGGGCGATGATGATCGCGCTCGTCGTCGCGGTCGTCGGGGCCGGCGTGGGCTACACAGCCGACACGATGCTCGCGTTGGGCGGCGCGCTCGGCGCTCGGATGGCGTGGGGGGCCATTGGCGGCGCAGTCCTGGACGAGTCCGCGACGCGACTCGGCGGCGCGCTCGGGGCGGCGGTCGGGCTCGCGTTCGCCGGACTCTTCGCCGTCGTCTACGCCGTCGATCCGGCCCCCTATCTCTCCTTTATCGGGATGTTCGTCGTCATCTGGGGCGTTCTGGCCGCGCCGCTGGCCGGCGAGTCGCTCGCCCGACGCGTCTGA
- the rpl18a gene encoding 50S ribosomal protein L18Ae encodes MSEFTVRGRYPARYGQQAFETTVDAPNENVAEERVYANFGSQHGLKRTQIEIDGVDA; translated from the coding sequence ATGAGTGAGTTCACAGTACGGGGTCGCTATCCCGCCCGCTACGGACAACAGGCGTTCGAGACGACGGTCGACGCACCCAACGAGAACGTGGCCGAGGAGCGCGTCTACGCGAACTTTGGCTCTCAGCACGGACTGAAACGAACCCAGATCGAGATCGACGGGGTGGACGCATGA
- the pfdA gene encoding prefoldin subunit alpha — protein sequence MSLGGGGGQMQQLQEQMQALEQEKQAIQAEVQNLRGEQGEIDEAIEAIETLETGSTVQVPVGGDAYVRAEIQDIDEVIVTLGGGYAAERDSDGAIDSLEDKQDALDDRIEELQGEIEKVESETANLEAKAQQAQQQQMQQMQQQMQQQQDDE from the coding sequence ATGAGCCTCGGTGGCGGCGGCGGTCAGATGCAGCAGCTCCAAGAGCAGATGCAGGCGCTCGAACAGGAGAAACAGGCGATCCAAGCCGAGGTTCAGAACCTCCGCGGCGAGCAGGGCGAGATCGACGAGGCGATTGAGGCGATCGAGACGCTTGAGACCGGTTCGACGGTGCAGGTGCCGGTCGGCGGCGACGCGTACGTCCGCGCAGAGATCCAGGACATCGACGAGGTCATCGTCACGCTCGGCGGCGGCTACGCAGCCGAACGCGACAGCGACGGGGCGATCGACTCCCTCGAGGACAAACAGGACGCGCTGGACGACCGCATCGAGGAGCTGCAGGGTGAGATCGAGAAGGTCGAATCCGAGACCGCCAACCTCGAGGCCAAAGCCCAACAGGCCCAACAGCAGCAGATGCAGCAGATGCAACAGCAGATGCAACAACAGCAGGACGACGAGTAG
- the ftsY gene encoding signal recognition particle-docking protein FtsY — protein sequence MFDGLKEKLGRFKSDVEAEAETEAETEADADAAADADSVATGSAEPDATGTDDSDDDGPGLAKKAALAATGRTIITEEELEAPLEALELELLSGDVEMGVAREITERIREQLVGDTRKQVESGEQVIERAIGDALREVIGVGQFDFEDRIATADKPVVIVFTGVNGVGKTTSIAKLSRWLEERGYSSVMANGDTYRAGANEQIEEHAEALGTKIITHQQGGDPAAVIYDAVEYAEANDIDVVLGDTAGRLHTSNDLMAQLEKIDRVVDPDMTLFVDEAVAGQDATNRAREFNDAAEIDGAILTKADADSQGGAAISIAHVTGKPILFLGTGQGYDDLDRFDPDEIVDRLLRDEA from the coding sequence ATGTTCGACGGACTGAAAGAAAAGCTCGGCCGGTTCAAGAGCGACGTCGAGGCCGAGGCGGAGACAGAGGCGGAAACGGAAGCCGACGCTGACGCGGCGGCCGACGCCGACAGCGTTGCGACCGGGTCCGCCGAGCCGGACGCGACCGGCACAGACGACTCGGATGACGACGGCCCCGGGCTGGCCAAGAAGGCCGCCCTCGCCGCGACCGGCCGGACGATCATCACCGAGGAGGAGCTCGAAGCGCCGCTGGAGGCGCTCGAACTCGAACTGCTGAGCGGCGACGTCGAGATGGGCGTCGCCCGCGAGATCACCGAACGCATCCGCGAGCAGCTCGTCGGCGACACCCGAAAGCAGGTCGAATCGGGCGAGCAGGTGATCGAGCGGGCGATCGGCGACGCGCTGCGCGAGGTCATCGGCGTCGGCCAGTTCGACTTCGAAGACCGGATCGCCACGGCGGATAAACCGGTCGTCATTGTCTTCACCGGCGTCAACGGCGTCGGCAAGACGACCTCGATCGCGAAGCTCTCGCGGTGGCTCGAAGAACGTGGCTACTCGTCGGTGATGGCCAACGGCGACACCTACCGGGCCGGCGCGAACGAGCAGATCGAAGAGCACGCCGAGGCGCTCGGCACGAAGATCATCACCCACCAGCAGGGCGGCGACCCCGCGGCGGTCATCTACGATGCTGTCGAGTACGCGGAGGCGAACGACATCGATGTCGTGTTGGGCGACACCGCCGGCCGTCTCCACACCTCCAACGACCTGATGGCCCAACTGGAGAAGATCGACCGCGTCGTCGATCCGGACATGACGCTGTTCGTCGACGAGGCGGTCGCCGGCCAGGACGCGACGAACCGCGCGCGGGAGTTCAACGACGCCGCTGAGATCGACGGCGCAATCTTGACGAAGGCCGACGCCGACTCACAGGGCGGCGCGGCGATCTCGATCGCTCACGTCACGGGCAAGCCGATCCTCTTTCTCGGCACCGGACAGGGCTACGACGACCTCGATCGGTTCGACCCCGACGAGATCGTCGACCGACTCCTCCGCGACGAGGCGTGA
- a CDS encoding type IV pilin produces the protein MRDSTAIAAVLVAVAAVVTGLWFVTAELSADDPPDAMFEVMGDASAGELTVQHVGGDSVGSESLRILVYEDRPIVPDRTVHGTIWETETGLIRPDNRITLEDRRFEPGQRLVVRWFGDDGQESIYETTI, from the coding sequence GTGCGTGACAGCACCGCAATCGCGGCGGTGCTCGTCGCCGTCGCGGCCGTCGTCACCGGACTCTGGTTCGTCACGGCGGAACTGTCGGCCGACGACCCGCCCGACGCGATGTTCGAGGTAATGGGCGACGCCTCGGCCGGCGAACTCACCGTCCAACACGTGGGCGGCGATTCGGTCGGCTCCGAATCGCTCCGAATCCTCGTCTACGAGGATCGGCCTATCGTCCCCGACCGGACGGTCCACGGGACGATCTGGGAGACGGAGACGGGGCTGATTCGGCCCGACAACCGAATCACGTTGGAGGATCGGCGGTTCGAGCCCGGACAGCGACTCGTCGTGCGCTGGTTCGGCGACGACGGGCAGGAGTCGATCTACGAGACGACGATCTGA
- a CDS encoding cupin domain-containing protein, with protein MSVRRKQLGEAAGGEGLGCSLYELPSGEESLPYHYHTANEEAAYVLLGTGTLRLADETHRLTAGEYVAFPAGGSGGHKIANDAEEPLRCLVFSMINDPEVTVRPDSEKLSVFVESPPGGREERTIYGYYPMDSNVDYWEGK; from the coding sequence ATGAGCGTCCGACGGAAACAACTGGGCGAGGCCGCGGGAGGCGAGGGGCTCGGCTGTAGCCTCTACGAACTCCCGTCGGGCGAGGAGTCGTTGCCCTATCACTACCACACCGCGAACGAGGAGGCCGCGTACGTGCTCTTGGGGACGGGAACGCTCCGATTGGCCGACGAGACGCATCGACTCACCGCAGGCGAGTACGTCGCGTTCCCAGCGGGCGGAAGCGGCGGGCACAAGATCGCCAACGACGCCGAGGAACCGCTCCGATGTCTCGTGTTCTCGATGATAAACGATCCCGAAGTGACGGTGCGCCCGGACTCGGAAAAGCTGAGCGTCTTCGTCGAGTCCCCACCCGGCGGCCGCGAGGAGCGGACGATCTATGGCTACTACCCGATGGACTCGAACGTGGACTACTGGGAGGGCAAGTAG
- a CDS encoding carbon-nitrogen hydrolase family protein, giving the protein MPAESFTLAAAQIEPVYHDKEGTLDKTCRYIEKAGKQDVDLVVFPETYFPGYPYWRGSVSIPRWTDLMVDLQKNSLSVDDEAMDVLGDAIDDANLNVALGTNELSDRAGSETLYNSIFYFDRHGELMGRHRKLMPTQEERAIWGRGDPSSLATYNTDMGTLGGLICYENHMLLPKAALAAMGEEIHAAVWPGFWEQHGHPGDKTRAESADAIETCDQYPAMREYAFSTQSFVAACSAYMGDDVPEGFSEDELGWNIAAGGSMLINPAGIVKAGPLIGEEGLLTADFERDERRATKAYFDAMGHYSRWDAVSLDVSDETLSPFSEGSRGHHGRCLSAAAAQEIAEEYEIPIDAVEDVADAVSERNV; this is encoded by the coding sequence ATGCCTGCCGAGTCATTCACGCTCGCGGCCGCACAGATCGAACCGGTCTACCACGACAAGGAGGGGACGCTGGATAAGACCTGCAGATACATCGAGAAGGCCGGAAAACAGGACGTCGACCTCGTCGTCTTCCCGGAGACGTACTTCCCCGGCTACCCGTACTGGCGTGGGAGCGTCTCCATCCCGCGATGGACTGACCTGATGGTCGATCTCCAAAAGAACAGCCTCTCGGTCGACGACGAGGCCATGGACGTCCTCGGCGACGCGATCGACGACGCCAACCTCAACGTCGCCCTCGGCACGAACGAACTCAGTGACCGCGCAGGTAGCGAGACGCTGTACAACTCGATCTTCTACTTTGATCGCCACGGCGAGCTGATGGGCCGCCACCGGAAGCTGATGCCGACCCAGGAGGAACGGGCGATCTGGGGCCGCGGCGATCCGTCGAGTCTCGCCACCTACAACACGGACATGGGGACGCTCGGCGGGCTGATCTGCTATGAGAACCACATGCTGCTGCCCAAGGCGGCGCTGGCGGCGATGGGCGAGGAGATACACGCGGCCGTCTGGCCGGGGTTTTGGGAGCAACACGGCCATCCGGGCGACAAGACTCGCGCCGAGAGCGCAGACGCCATCGAGACGTGTGATCAGTACCCCGCGATGCGCGAGTACGCCTTCAGCACGCAGTCGTTCGTCGCCGCCTGTTCGGCGTACATGGGCGACGACGTCCCCGAGGGGTTCTCCGAGGACGAACTCGGATGGAACATCGCTGCCGGCGGGAGCATGCTCATCAACCCCGCCGGGATCGTCAAGGCCGGGCCGCTCATCGGCGAGGAGGGGCTGTTGACCGCCGACTTCGAGCGCGACGAGCGCCGGGCGACGAAGGCATACTTCGACGCGATGGGCCACTACAGCCGGTGGGACGCGGTCTCGCTCGACGTCAGCGACGAGACGCTCTCGCCGTTCTCCGAGGGGTCACGCGGCCACCACGGGCGCTGTCTCTCCGCCGCGGCCGCCCAGGAGATCGCCGAGGAGTACGAGATCCCGATCGACGCCGTCGAGGACGTCGCCGACGCGGTGTCCGAACGGAACGTCTGA
- a CDS encoding hydantoinase B/oxoprolinase family protein, protein MTDQIDAITLEVLRNQLEGIAEEMGQVLIRGAYSPNIKERQDCSTALFDADGRLVAQAEHIPVHLGAMPEAVEAVLDRDPEPGDVFAVNDPFAGGTHLPDVTLVSAMERNGEIIGFAVSRAHHADVGGMTPGSMPAGAREIYQEGLRIPPTRLVDAGERNEEVFDLLLANVRNPTERRADLRAQLAANERAERRLGDLIDEHGFELVVRSFDAVIEYSRERITAEIESLPDGVYEAEDALEGDGITETEIPIVAGVTIDGDELTVDFAGTGAQVDGNLNAPRAVAKSAVYFVVRCVTDPEIPPNAGCYAPITVDAPEGSVLNPTPPAAVVGGNVETSQRVTDVTLAAFGAAAPERVPAASQGTMNNLTIGGRDGSFAYYETIGGGFGGRAAKDGMDGVQVGMTNTLNTPIESLEAEYPLFVERYAFRPGSGGEGRFRGGLGLERTVRTEVEATVSLLTERRRFAPQGIDGGGPGATGENLIDGEAVGAKTTVDVPADTTITVRTPGGGGHGDPIERDPEAIEADLADGKTESDDE, encoded by the coding sequence ATGACCGATCAAATCGACGCCATTACGCTCGAAGTGCTCAGAAACCAGCTCGAAGGCATCGCCGAGGAGATGGGGCAGGTGCTGATCCGCGGGGCGTACTCGCCGAACATCAAGGAGCGACAGGACTGCTCGACGGCGCTGTTCGACGCCGACGGCCGGCTCGTCGCGCAGGCCGAACACATCCCGGTCCACCTCGGCGCAATGCCAGAGGCCGTCGAGGCCGTCCTCGACCGCGATCCCGAACCCGGCGACGTGTTCGCGGTCAACGACCCGTTCGCGGGCGGGACGCACCTGCCCGACGTGACGCTCGTCTCGGCGATGGAGCGAAACGGCGAAATCATCGGCTTCGCCGTCTCCCGCGCTCATCACGCCGATGTCGGCGGGATGACGCCGGGGAGCATGCCCGCGGGCGCGAGAGAGATCTACCAGGAGGGGCTTCGGATCCCCCCGACGCGGCTGGTCGACGCCGGCGAGCGGAACGAGGAGGTGTTCGATCTGCTCCTCGCGAACGTTCGAAACCCGACGGAGCGGCGGGCGGACCTCCGCGCGCAGCTTGCGGCGAACGAGCGGGCCGAGCGACGCCTCGGGGACCTGATCGACGAGCACGGCTTCGAGCTCGTCGTCCGGTCGTTCGATGCCGTGATCGAGTACTCGCGCGAGCGGATCACCGCGGAGATCGAATCGCTCCCGGACGGCGTCTACGAGGCCGAGGACGCCCTCGAGGGCGATGGGATCACGGAGACGGAGATCCCGATCGTCGCGGGCGTGACGATCGACGGCGACGAGCTGACCGTCGATTTCGCCGGAACGGGCGCGCAGGTGGACGGCAACCTCAACGCGCCGCGAGCGGTCGCGAAGAGCGCGGTCTACTTCGTCGTTCGCTGCGTGACCGATCCGGAGATCCCGCCGAACGCTGGCTGTTACGCGCCGATAACGGTCGACGCGCCCGAGGGGTCGGTGTTGAATCCGACCCCGCCGGCCGCGGTCGTCGGCGGCAACGTCGAGACGAGCCAGCGCGTCACCGACGTGACGCTCGCGGCGTTCGGGGCGGCGGCCCCCGAGCGCGTGCCGGCGGCGAGTCAGGGGACGATGAACAACCTCACCATCGGCGGCCGAGACGGCTCGTTCGCCTACTACGAGACGATCGGCGGCGGGTTCGGCGGCCGGGCGGCGAAGGACGGGATGGACGGCGTGCAGGTCGGGATGACGAACACGCTCAACACGCCGATTGAATCGCTCGAGGCGGAGTATCCGCTGTTCGTCGAGCGGTACGCCTTCCGGCCCGGAAGCGGCGGCGAGGGTCGGTTCCGCGGCGGGTTAGGTCTCGAACGGACGGTCCGAACTGAAGTGGAGGCGACGGTGTCGCTTCTAACCGAGCGCAGACGGTTCGCGCCGCAGGGGATCGACGGCGGCGGGCCGGGCGCGACGGGTGAGAACCTGATCGACGGCGAGGCGGTCGGCGCGAAGACGACCGTCGACGTGCCCGCGGACACGACGATCACCGTGCGGACGCCCGGCGGCGGCGGCCACGGTGACCCCATCGAGCGGGACCCGGAGGCGATCGAGGCGGACCTCGCGGACGGGAAAACCGAATCGGACGACGAGTAG
- a CDS encoding hydantoinase/oxoprolinase family protein: MTDARIGVDVGGTFTDVALVVDDDLVTAKVPTTGDQSVGVLDGIRKACDEAGIEPESVDHFAHAMTVSVNALLERAGAETALVTTAGFRDVLEIGRQARPDLYDLDVDKPTPLVPRRRRFELDERATPEGIDVPVDEDEVRDVAAAIESTGAESVAVSLLHAYAHPENERVVTETLREELDVPISASHEVLSEFREFERTATTVADAYVAPGIGGYLGRLLDRSREEGLPEPRIMKSNGGVADIETVRSQAVTTVLSGPAAGVVGAATTAGSERAGVVTFDMGGTSSDVSLVRDGDAERSSDTEIGGVPIRTPMVDIETVGAGGGSIAWVDAGGALRVGPESAGADPGPACYGHGGERPTVTDANVVLGYIGSEAALGGELTIDADAAHAALERLADEAGLEDAEDAARGVYRVANATMTRAIRSVTVERGHDPRSFGLVAFGGAGPMHATALADRLDIERVVIPGPAGVLSAYGLLAADETHDTLRTVRLPLGASDPSEGIAVYGDLESTVIEAVSDPDEARLERAADCRYAGQSFELTVPVETFDPERVAERFEAAHERAYGYRLDAPVEAVTLRVTAAIGTEPPSVSRAGGGDGVIDTREAVFPDVGTVETGVYDRAAMAPGTEIEGPAILERAESTTVVQPGWRGRIRTDGALSLERVADDAADTEADR; the protein is encoded by the coding sequence ATGACAGATGCACGGATCGGCGTCGACGTCGGCGGCACGTTTACCGACGTAGCGCTCGTCGTCGACGACGATCTGGTGACGGCGAAGGTACCGACGACGGGCGATCAGAGCGTCGGCGTCCTCGACGGCATCCGGAAGGCCTGTGACGAGGCCGGGATCGAGCCGGAGAGCGTCGACCACTTCGCGCACGCGATGACCGTCTCCGTGAACGCCTTACTCGAACGCGCGGGCGCCGAGACCGCGCTCGTCACGACGGCCGGCTTCCGGGACGTCCTCGAGATTGGTCGGCAGGCCCGCCCCGACCTATACGACCTCGACGTCGACAAGCCGACGCCGCTCGTGCCGCGACGCCGCCGGTTCGAACTCGACGAACGGGCGACACCTGAAGGCATAGACGTCCCCGTTGACGAGGACGAGGTTCGAGACGTCGCGGCGGCGATCGAATCGACGGGCGCTGAGAGCGTCGCAGTCAGCCTGCTCCACGCGTACGCGCACCCGGAGAACGAGCGAGTGGTGACGGAGACGCTCCGCGAGGAGCTCGACGTGCCCATCTCGGCGTCCCACGAGGTTCTCTCGGAGTTCCGCGAGTTCGAGCGGACGGCGACAACCGTCGCCGACGCCTACGTCGCCCCGGGGATCGGCGGCTACCTGGGTCGACTCCTCGACCGCTCGCGCGAGGAGGGGCTGCCGGAGCCACGAATCATGAAGTCCAACGGCGGCGTCGCGGACATCGAAACGGTCCGCTCACAGGCCGTCACGACCGTCCTCTCGGGGCCCGCCGCGGGCGTCGTGGGGGCCGCCACGACCGCCGGCTCCGAGCGGGCCGGCGTCGTCACCTTCGACATGGGTGGCACCTCCAGCGACGTGAGCCTCGTCCGCGACGGCGACGCCGAGCGGAGCTCCGACACCGAGATCGGCGGCGTCCCGATCCGGACGCCGATGGTCGACATCGAGACGGTCGGTGCGGGTGGCGGCTCGATCGCATGGGTCGACGCGGGCGGCGCGCTCCGCGTGGGCCCCGAGTCGGCCGGCGCGGACCCCGGTCCAGCCTGTTACGGCCACGGCGGCGAGCGACCGACCGTCACCGACGCGAACGTCGTGTTGGGCTACATTGGCTCGGAGGCGGCGCTGGGGGGCGAGTTGACGATCGACGCCGACGCCGCCCACGCGGCGCTCGAGCGCCTCGCCGACGAGGCCGGCCTCGAGGACGCCGAGGACGCCGCCCGGGGCGTCTACCGTGTGGCGAACGCGACGATGACGCGGGCGATCCGTTCGGTGACCGTCGAGCGCGGCCACGACCCGCGGAGCTTCGGGCTGGTCGCCTTCGGCGGCGCGGGACCGATGCACGCGACCGCGCTCGCGGATCGTCTCGACATCGAACGCGTCGTCATCCCGGGGCCGGCCGGCGTCCTCTCAGCGTACGGGCTGCTCGCGGCCGACGAGACGCACGACACGCTCCGGACGGTTCGACTCCCGCTCGGGGCGTCGGATCCCAGTGAGGGGATCGCGGTGTACGGCGACCTCGAATCGACCGTCATCGAAGCCGTGTCCGACCCCGACGAGGCTCGACTCGAACGGGCCGCCGACTGCCGGTACGCCGGTCAGAGCTTCGAGTTGACCGTCCCCGTCGAGACGTTCGACCCCGAGCGAGTCGCCGAGCGGTTCGAGGCGGCGCACGAGCGCGCCTACGGCTATCGGCTCGACGCGCCGGTCGAAGCGGTCACGCTGCGGGTGACCGCAGCCATCGGCACCGAACCACCGTCCGTCTCCAGAGCGGGTGGCGGCGACGGCGTGATCGACACCAGAGAAGCGGTGTTCCCCGATGTGGGAACGGTTGAGACGGGTGTCTACGACCGAGCCGCGATGGCACCGGGCACCGAGATCGAGGGACCGGCGATCCTCGAACGCGCCGAGAGCACGACCGTCGTCCAACCGGGCTGGCGCGGGCGAATCCGCACGGACGGCGCGCTCTCGTTGGAACGGGTGGCGGATGACGCCGCTGACACGGAGGCAGACCGATGA
- the rimI gene encoding ribosomal protein S18-alanine N-acetyltransferase produces MTSTDPRAAPEVRTAVRADLLSVFRIEKRSFGQPWPYAAFEGFLGAPGFLVAEVDDSITGYVVGDTVDAYGAPVGHIKDLAVAPEHRRRGIGRTLLSRGLVALASAGVDRVKLEVRRTNEAARSLYAEFGFEPHHVVPAYYDDGEDAFVMVKHF; encoded by the coding sequence GTGACGAGCACCGATCCACGCGCCGCACCGGAGGTGCGTACGGCCGTCCGCGCCGACCTCCTCTCGGTGTTTCGAATCGAGAAGCGCTCGTTCGGTCAGCCGTGGCCGTACGCGGCGTTCGAGGGGTTTCTCGGCGCGCCCGGGTTCTTGGTCGCCGAGGTCGACGACTCGATCACCGGCTACGTGGTCGGTGACACCGTCGACGCCTACGGTGCCCCGGTCGGGCATATAAAGGACCTCGCGGTCGCCCCCGAACACCGCCGGCGTGGCATCGGCCGGACGCTGCTGTCGCGCGGTCTCGTCGCCCTCGCGTCCGCCGGCGTCGACCGCGTCAAACTCGAGGTCAGGCGGACCAACGAGGCCGCCCGATCGCTGTACGCCGAATTCGGCTTCGAACCACACCACGTTGTTCCAGCGTACTACGACGACGGCGAGGACGCTTTTGTCATGGTCAAACACTTCTAA
- a CDS encoding DUF5810 domain-containing protein, with translation MGYACPVCSDPQADAGHLANHLAFTAMLRADGHEAWLDEHAAGWSDMGERELAAVIADLVEETEFPQLFEDTVGGLDENSEPLEERSGALFDDGPGHDHAGHHHDHGAHDRDHDDRRDSAGPVDTSGPMDAETAEVLEEAREMTRRMREPPADESAEAADGDAAGDADGASGDRDDE, from the coding sequence ATGGGATACGCCTGCCCCGTCTGTTCGGATCCGCAAGCCGACGCGGGACACCTCGCGAACCACCTCGCGTTCACCGCGATGCTGCGCGCCGACGGCCACGAGGCGTGGCTCGACGAACACGCCGCCGGATGGAGCGACATGGGCGAGCGTGAACTCGCGGCCGTCATCGCGGATCTGGTTGAGGAGACGGAGTTCCCGCAACTGTTCGAGGACACCGTCGGCGGCCTTGATGAGAACTCGGAGCCGCTCGAAGAACGCTCCGGGGCGCTGTTCGACGACGGGCCGGGGCACGACCACGCCGGCCACCACCACGACCACGGCGCTCACGACCGCGACCACGACGACCGCCGCGATTCGGCCGGCCCGGTCGACACCTCGGGTCCGATGGACGCCGAGACGGCCGAGGTACTGGAGGAGGCGAGAGAGATGACGCGTCGGATGCGCGAACCCCCCGCCGACGAGTCCGCGGAGGCTGCCGACGGCGACGCTGCGGGCGACGCGGACGGCGCTTCGGGAGACCGCGATGACGAGTGA